A genome region from Gadus chalcogrammus isolate NIFS_2021 chromosome 7, NIFS_Gcha_1.0, whole genome shotgun sequence includes the following:
- the LOC130386342 gene encoding paternally-expressed gene 3 protein-like: MIMKTCSPELTPAYLSMASHYKPRNRGPTHLRSRLATRCPPSRSSRLATMCPPSGSSRLATRCPPSSSNMLATSRSSRLATRRPKIRRRSRLATRRPQSSSRRLATWFPQSSSRLATRRPQSRSSRLATRRPQSRSSRLATRRPQSRSSRLATRRPRSRSSRLATRLPQSRSSSRLATRRPQSSSSSRLATRRPQSSSSSRLATRRPQSQQQQASYQAPPKPQQQQASYQAPPKQQQQASYQAPPKQQQQQASYQAPPKQQQQQASYQEPPKQQQQASYLVPPKQQQASYLVPPKQQQASYLVPPKQQQQASYLVPPKQQQQASYQAPPKPQQQASYQAPPQQQASYQAPPKQQQQQQVYQAAPQQTSYPSTHLYQDYQEPLKPQLYRVPRIQQGYQAPPKQTGYQAPPKQTGYQAPPKQTGYQAPPKQTGYQAPPKQTGYQAPPKQTGYQAPPKQTGYQAPPKQTGYQAPPKQTGYQAPPKQTGYLAPPKQHTGYQAPPKDTGYQAPPRQQTGYQAPQKQQTGYQAPPKQRSGYQAPPKQTRNLAPPKDIGYQVPPKETGYQVPPRQQTGYQVPPRQQTGYQVPPRQQTGYQGPPRQQTGYLVPSRQQTGYQVPPRQQTGHPAPPKQQTGHQLPPKQQTGHQGPPKQQTGHQGPPRQQTGHPAPPKHPVYQMTYRIPPAQSLLKAPRASTIRYLHE, from the exons ATGATAATGAAGACTTGCAGTCCAGAATTGACACCAGCATACCTTTCCATGGCTTCACATTACAAGCCAAGAAACCGTGGTCCCACGCACCTccgcagcaggctagctaccaggtgccccccaagccgcagcagcaggctagctaccatgTGCCCCCCAAGCGGCAGCAGCAGACTAGCTACCAGGTGCCCCCCAAGCAGCAGCAATATGCTGGCTaccagccgcagcagcaggctagctaccaggcgcccCAAAATCCGCCGccgcagcaggctagctaccaggcgcccccaaagcagcagcagaaggctAGCTACCTGGTTcccccaaagcagcagcaggctagctaccaggcgcccccaaagccgcagcagcaggctagctaccaggcgcccccaaagccgcagcagcaggctagctaccaggcgcccccaaagccgcagcagcaggctagctaccaggcgcccccgaagccgcagcagcaggctagctaccaggctcccccaaagccgcagcagcagcaggctagctaccaggcgcccccaaagcagcagcagcagcaggctagctaccaggcgcccccaaagcagcagcagcagcaggctagctaccaggcgcccccaaagccagcagcagcaggctagctaccaggcgcccccaaagccgcagcagcagcaggctagctaccaggcgcccccaaagcagcagcagcaggctagctaccaggcgcccccaaagcagcagcagcagcaggctagctaccaggcgcccccaaagcagcagcagcagcaggctagctaccaggagcccccaaagcagcagcagcaggctagctacctggttcccccaaagcagcagcaggctagctacctggttcccccaaagcagcagcaggctagctacctggttcccccaaagcagcagcagcaggctagctacctggttcccccaaagcagcagcagcaggctagctaccaggcaCCCCcgaagccgcagcagcaggctagctaccaggcgccgccgcagcagcaggctagctaccaggcgcccccaaagcagcagcagcagcagcaggtctaCCAGGCAGCCCCTCAGCAGACTAGCTACCCGTCAACCCATCTGTATCAAGACTACCAGGAGCCCCTCAAGCCCCAGCTCTACAGGGTGCCCCGCATTCAGCAGGGTTACCAGGCGCCCCCCAAgcagactggttaccaggcgccccccaagcagactggttaccaggcgccccccaagcagactggttaccaggcgccccccaagcagactggttaccaggcgccccccaagcagactggttaccaggcgccccccaagcagactggttaccaggcgccccccaagcagactggttaccaggcgccccccaagcagactggttaccaggcgcccccaaagcagactggttaccaggcACCCCCAAAGCAGACTGGTTACCTGGCGCCCCCCAAGCAGCACACTGGTTACCAGGCGCCCCCCAAGGACACTGGTTACCAGGCGCCCCCCAGGCAgcagactggttaccaggcGCCCCAAAAGCAgcagactggttaccaggcACCCCCCAAGCAGCGGAGTGGTTACCAGGCGCCCCCCAAGCAGACTAGGAATCTGGCGCCCCCAAAGGACATTGGTTACCAGGTGCCCCCCAAGGAGACTGGTTACCAGGTGCCCCCCAGGCAGCAGACTGGTTACCAGGTGCCCCCCAGGCAGCAGACTGGTTACCAGGTGCCCCCCAGGCAGCAGACTGGTTACCAGGGGCCCCCCAGGCAGCAGACTGGTTACCTGGTGCCCTCCAGACAGCAGACTGGTTACCAGGTGCCCCCCAGGCAGCAGACTGGTCACCCAGCGCCCCCCAAGCAACAGACTGGTCACCAGCTGCCCCCCAAGCAGCAGACTGGTCACCAGGGGCCCCCCAAGCAGCAGACTGGTCACCAGGGGCCCCCCAGGCAGCAGACTGGTCACCCGGCGCCCCCCAAGCATCCAGTGTACCAGATGACCTACAGGATCCCGCCTGCTCAGAGCCTCTTGAAAGCTCCCAGGGCCAGCACCATACG GTATCTCCATGAATGA
- the LOC130386343 gene encoding putative uncharacterized protein ENSP00000383309 yields the protein MVFGPGSSLLLLLLAFGQHINAISSRAQGSTGIKPYFPSVGFFDQGKDIPAQLQSDGPAGTASFGSPASPGSAYNKVSTHLIFQRPVNDDNEDLQSRIDTSIPFHGFTLQAKKPRSDTPPQQASYQVPPKPQQQASYQVPPKPQQYAGYQPQQQASYQAPQTPPQQQASYQAPPKPQQQASYLVPPKPQQQASYLAPPKPQQQQASYLAPPKPQQQQASYQVPSKQQQQASYLVPPKQQQASYLAPPKPQQQQASYQAPPKPQQQASYQAPPKPPQQQASYQAPPKPQQQASYQVPPKQQQYAGYQQQQQASYQAPPKQQQQASYQAPPKQQQQASYQAPPKQQQQQASYQAPPKQQQQASYQAPPKPQQQASYQVPPKPQQRASYQAPPKPQQQASYQAPPKQQQQQASYQAAPQQQQASYQAPPKQQQVYQAAPEQTSYPASTHLYQDYQEPLKPQLYRVPRIQQGYQGTPSRLVTRRPQSSRLVTRRPPSSRLVTRDPQSRLVTRRPQSRLVTRRPQSRLVTRRPQSRLVTRRPQSRLVTRRPQSRLVTRRPQSRLVTRHPPRTLVTRGPPSRLVTRHPPGSKLVTRRPPGSKLVTRRPPRRLVTRRPPRRLVTRRPPRRLVTRASTIRYLHE from the exons ATGGTGTTTGGACCTGGAAG CTCTCTTTTACTCTTGCTGTTAGCCTTTGGACAACATATTAATG CAATTAGTTCAAGGGCTCAGGGCTCGACGGGCATAAAACCTTATTTCCCTTCAGTCGGCTTCTTTGATCAAGGGAAAGACATCCCTGCTCAGCTTCAGAGTGATGGTCCTGCTGGGACCGCTTCCTTTGGTTCTCCTGCTAGTCCTGGGAGTGCCTACAATAAAGTGTCCACACACCTGATCTTCCAGAGGCCAGTGAATGATGATAATGAAGACTTGCAGTCCAGAATTGACACCAGCATACCTTTCCATGGCTTCACATTACAAGCCAAGAAACCGAGGTCCGACACACCTccgcagcaggctagctaccaggtgccccccaagccgcagcagcaggctagctaccaggtgCCCCCCAAGCCGCAGCAATATGCTGGCTaccagccgcagcagcaggctagctatcAGGCGCCCCAAACTCCGccacagcagcaggctagctaccaggcgcccccaaagccgcagcagcaggctagctacctggttcccccaaagccgcagcagcaggctagctacctggcgcccccaaagccgcagcagcagcaggctagctacctggcgcccccaaagccgcagcagcagcaggctagctaccaggtgccctcaaagcagcagcagcaggctagctacctggttcccccaaagcagcagcaggctagctacctggcgcccccaaagccgcagcagcagcaggctagctaccaggcgcccccaaagccgcagcagcaggctagctaccaggcgcccccaaagccgccgcagcagcaggctagctaccaggcgcccccaaagccgcagcagcaggctagctaccaggtgCCCCCCAAGCAGCAGCAATATGCTggctaccagcagcagcagcaggctagctaccaggcgcccccaaagcagcagcagcaggctagctaccaggcgcccccaaagcagcagcagcaggctagctaccaggcgcccccaaagcagcagcagcagcaggctagctaccaggcgcccccaaagcagcagcagcaggctagctaccaggcgcccccaaagccgcagcagcaggctagctaccaggtgcccccaaagccgcagcagcgggctagctaccaggcgcccccaaagccgcagcagcaggctagctaccaggcgcccccaaagcagcagcagcagcaggctagctaccaggcggccccgcagcagcagcaggctagctaccaggcgcctccaaagcagcagcaggtctACCAGGCAGCCCCTGAGCAGACTAGCTACCCGGCGTCAACCCATCTGTATCAAGACTACCAGGAGCCCCTCAAGCCCCAGCTCTACAGGGTGCCCCGCATTCAGCAGGGTTACCAGGGAACCCCAAGCAGACTAgttaccaggcgcccccaaagcagcagactggttaccaggcGACCCCCAAGCAGCAGACTGGTTACCAGGGACCCCCAAAgcagactggttaccaggcgcccccaaagcagactggttaccaggcgcccccaaagcagactggttaccaggcgcccccaaagcagactggttaccaggcgcccccaaagcagactggttaccaggcgcccccaaagcagactggttaccaggcgcccccaaagcagactggttaccaggcACCCCCCAAGGACACTGGTTACCAGGGGCCCCCCAAgcagactggttaccaggcACCCCCCTGGCAGCAAACTAGTTACCAGGCGCCCCCCTGGCAGCAAACTAGTTACCAGGCGCCCCCCAAGGAGACTGGTTACCAGGCGCCCCCCAAGGAGACTGGTTACCAGGCGCCCCCCAAGGAGACTGGTTACCAGGGCCAGCACCATACG GTATCTCCATGAATGA